The Natronocella acetinitrilica genome has a segment encoding these proteins:
- the pyrH gene encoding UMP kinase encodes MATPVYRRIMLKLSGEGLMGDADYGIDPAVIRRLAIEIREVREMGVEIALVVGGGNIFRGAGLAQAGMDRVTADHMGMLATVMNALALQDALEHAGVFTRVMSAIKINQVCEDYIRRRALRHLEKGRVVVFAAGTGNPFFTTDSAASLRAVEVNADVMLKATKVDGVYSDDPMRNPDAERFRRLTYDEVLERKLMVMDATAIVLCRDHSLPIQVFDMTRPGSLKDVVTGADVGTIVQRG; translated from the coding sequence ATGGCGACTCCTGTCTATCGCCGCATTATGCTCAAGCTCAGTGGCGAGGGCCTGATGGGCGATGCCGACTACGGCATCGATCCTGCCGTCATCCGACGGTTGGCCATTGAGATTCGCGAAGTCAGGGAGATGGGGGTCGAGATTGCCCTGGTCGTCGGGGGTGGCAACATCTTCCGCGGTGCCGGGCTGGCCCAGGCGGGTATGGACCGGGTTACCGCGGATCACATGGGCATGCTCGCCACGGTGATGAATGCGCTGGCGTTGCAGGACGCGCTTGAGCATGCGGGCGTTTTCACCCGGGTCATGTCCGCGATCAAGATCAACCAGGTGTGCGAGGACTACATTCGCCGTCGCGCCTTGCGTCACCTGGAGAAGGGGCGGGTCGTGGTATTCGCGGCGGGCACCGGCAACCCGTTTTTCACGACTGATTCAGCCGCCAGCCTGCGAGCGGTTGAGGTCAACGCCGATGTGATGCTCAAGGCGACCAAGGTCGATGGGGTATACAGCGACGATCCCATGCGCAATCCGGATGCCGAGCGCTTCCGCCGGCTAACCTATGACGAGGTTCTAGAGCGCAAGCTCATGGTCATGGATGCTACAGCGATCGTTCTCTGTCGGGATCATTCCCTTCCCATCCAGGTCTTCGACATGACCCGTCCCGGTTCGCTGAAGGACGTTGTAACCGGGGCTGATGTCGGTACGATCGTGCAGAGAGGATAG
- the frr gene encoding ribosome recycling factor, producing MIDEIRKDAEDRMQKSVEALKGEFVKIRTGRAHSSLLDHVTVEYYGAEMPIGQVATVTASDARTLLVTPYEKTMVSAVEKAILKSDLGLNPASAGSVIRVPMPPLTEERRKDLVRVVRGEAEQAKVAVRNIRRDANNDLKTLLKEKDISEDEERGANDLVQKLTDKYVAEIDALLEKKETELMEI from the coding sequence GTGATCGATGAAATCAGGAAGGATGCCGAAGACCGGATGCAGAAATCGGTCGAGGCTCTGAAGGGTGAATTCGTAAAGATTCGCACCGGCCGCGCTCATTCGAGCCTGCTGGATCATGTGACCGTCGAGTACTACGGGGCTGAGATGCCGATTGGTCAGGTTGCAACCGTGACCGCGTCGGATGCCAGGACCCTGCTCGTCACACCTTACGAAAAGACGATGGTGTCGGCGGTGGAAAAAGCCATCCTCAAGTCCGACCTGGGCCTGAACCCGGCAAGTGCGGGCAGCGTCATTCGGGTGCCGATGCCGCCTCTGACCGAGGAGCGCCGTAAGGATCTGGTGCGTGTCGTCCGGGGTGAGGCGGAGCAGGCCAAGGTGGCGGTGCGCAATATTCGCCGCGACGCCAACAATGATCTCAAGACGTTGCTGAAGGAAAAGGACATCTCCGAGGATGAGGAACGCGGCGCCAACGATCTTGTTCAGAAACTGACCGACAAGTATGTAGCGGAGATCGACGCGCTACTAGAGAAGAAAGAAACAGAACTCATGGAGATCTGA
- the uppS gene encoding polyprenyl diphosphate synthase, whose translation MSKARLQLDEDPDQGVSGPDHVAVVMDGNGRWASRRFMPRPAGHRAGVEAARRLIEACGRKGVKVLTLFAFSSENWRRPEEEVSVLMDLFLKTLEKEADKLHEHRVRIRLVGERERLGERLCRQVERVEELTRNNDGMTLVVAASYGGRWDITQAAKAIAARVAAGELDADAITEEHLSQGLALADLPPPDLLIRTGGEQRISNFLLWQLAYAELYFTPTLWPDFDVKELDQALAWYHGRERRFGLTSEQLGQASRA comes from the coding sequence ATGAGCAAGGCCAGGCTGCAACTGGATGAAGACCCGGATCAAGGCGTGTCGGGGCCGGACCACGTCGCGGTCGTCATGGACGGCAACGGCCGCTGGGCGAGTCGGCGATTCATGCCTCGGCCAGCCGGCCATCGCGCGGGTGTGGAAGCGGCCAGGCGCCTGATCGAGGCCTGTGGCCGCAAGGGCGTCAAGGTCCTGACGCTGTTTGCCTTCAGCAGCGAGAACTGGCGCCGTCCCGAAGAAGAAGTCTCCGTCCTCATGGATCTGTTCCTCAAGACCCTGGAAAAAGAGGCCGACAAACTGCACGAACACCGTGTGCGTATTCGCCTGGTGGGCGAGCGCGAGCGTCTGGGCGAGCGCCTCTGCAGGCAGGTGGAGCGGGTCGAGGAACTGACCCGCAACAACGACGGAATGACCCTCGTGGTTGCGGCGAGCTACGGTGGCCGCTGGGATATCACCCAGGCGGCGAAAGCAATCGCTGCCCGCGTCGCAGCAGGGGAACTGGATGCCGACGCAATCACCGAGGAGCACCTGAGTCAGGGATTGGCTCTGGCGGATCTGCCTCCGCCGGATCTGCTGATTCGAACCGGGGGCGAGCAACGCATCAGCAACTTTCTGCTCTGGCAACTCGCGTACGCGGAGTTGTATTTCACGCCCACCCTGTGGCCTGACTTCGACGTCAAGGAACTTGACCAGGCGCTCGCCTGGTATCACGGACGTGAGCGCCGTTTCGGTCTGACCAGCGAGCAACTCGGACAGGCCTCCCGTGCTTAA
- a CDS encoding phosphatidate cytidylyltransferase yields MLKLRLITALVLLPLVLAAVLIAPTWMFAVFMGCVVLLGAWEWSRLIELQQTSSRWSFLALIAASLGLVYSEEPGIVLPVLLGAGVAWWLYALTRLAAYGAGRGGQAPLRGAAGMISGWLVLVPAWGAMVWMHTLFAGPWFILLMLVIIWAADSGAYFAGRAFGRRKLAPAISPGKTWEGAMGGLLVAVVCALLVLALPQVPPIQFGGFILLVVTTTVFSIAGDLYESMIKRRRGVKDSGSLLPGHGGVLDRIDSLTAAAPIFAAGLYLL; encoded by the coding sequence GTGCTTAAGCTTCGCCTGATCACCGCCCTGGTGCTCTTGCCCCTGGTTCTGGCTGCCGTACTCATCGCGCCGACGTGGATGTTTGCCGTCTTCATGGGCTGCGTTGTCTTGTTGGGTGCCTGGGAGTGGAGTCGCCTGATCGAATTGCAGCAAACCTCATCCCGTTGGTCGTTTCTGGCCCTGATCGCCGCCTCACTGGGGCTGGTCTACAGTGAAGAGCCCGGCATCGTGCTGCCCGTGTTGCTGGGTGCTGGCGTCGCCTGGTGGCTGTATGCACTGACCCGGCTCGCCGCCTACGGGGCGGGCCGTGGCGGTCAGGCGCCGTTGCGGGGCGCGGCCGGGATGATCTCGGGGTGGCTTGTGCTGGTTCCTGCATGGGGTGCGATGGTGTGGATGCACACCCTGTTTGCAGGCCCCTGGTTCATCCTCCTGATGCTGGTGATTATCTGGGCGGCGGACTCGGGCGCCTATTTCGCTGGGCGTGCATTTGGTCGCCGCAAGCTGGCACCGGCTATCAGTCCAGGCAAGACCTGGGAAGGCGCTATGGGCGGGCTGCTGGTGGCCGTGGTGTGCGCCCTGCTCGTGCTGGCTTTGCCTCAGGTCCCACCGATCCAGTTCGGCGGCTTTATCCTTCTCGTGGTCACCACGACCGTCTTCTCCATAGCCGGTGATCTTTACGAGAGCATGATCAAGCGACGCCGTGGTGTGAAGGACAGTGGCAGCCTCTTGCCGGGACACGGTGGCGTGCTCGATCGCATTGACAGTCTGACTGCCGCCGCACCGATATTCGCCGCAGGTCTCTACCTCTTATGA
- the ispC gene encoding 1-deoxy-D-xylulose-5-phosphate reductoisomerase, with the protein MTIPDPQAVTVLGATGSIGVSALDVIGRYPERFRVFALTAHDNDELLYEQCRRFQPARAVLGEDDRAARLRRRLQADGLATQVDSGPRALEEVAAAGEVQTVVAGIVGTAGLAPGLAAVRAGKRVLLANKEALVTAGAVFMQAVEESGAKLLPLDSEHNAIFQCLPADFHRGELAASGVRRILLTASGGPFRDADPATLHAVTPDQACAHPNWSMGRKISVDSATMMNKGLELVEACWLFGLQPDDVQVVVHPQSIIHSLVEYLDGSVIAQMGNPDMRIPIAHALSYPERIASGAQPLDLFQLGRLDFQPPDLERFPCLGLAQDAMKAGGNACATLNAANEIAVAAFLDERIGFMDIPRLLAAVMEQLPSVAVSSLDGVLAADQHSRRVTRDLVKRFEAGRRT; encoded by the coding sequence ATGACGATCCCGGATCCGCAAGCAGTGACGGTGCTTGGCGCCACCGGCTCAATCGGAGTCAGTGCGCTGGACGTTATCGGTCGGTACCCCGAGCGTTTCCGCGTCTTTGCCCTGACGGCTCATGACAATGACGAGCTGTTGTACGAACAATGCCGCCGTTTTCAGCCGGCACGGGCCGTGCTCGGAGAGGATGACAGGGCTGCACGACTTCGCCGACGCCTGCAGGCCGACGGGCTGGCCACCCAGGTTGACTCCGGGCCACGGGCACTGGAAGAGGTTGCCGCGGCTGGAGAGGTGCAGACGGTGGTCGCCGGGATTGTCGGCACGGCAGGTCTGGCGCCCGGCCTGGCCGCAGTAAGAGCCGGCAAGCGGGTCCTCCTGGCAAACAAGGAGGCCCTGGTGACCGCCGGAGCTGTCTTCATGCAGGCCGTCGAGGAGAGTGGGGCGAAACTGTTGCCGCTGGATAGCGAGCATAATGCGATTTTCCAGTGTCTGCCGGCGGATTTCCATCGTGGCGAGCTTGCCGCCAGTGGGGTACGGCGGATATTGCTGACCGCCTCTGGTGGACCGTTTCGGGACGCGGATCCGGCGACGCTCCATGCCGTGACACCGGATCAGGCCTGCGCACACCCTAACTGGAGCATGGGGCGGAAGATATCCGTCGACTCGGCGACGATGATGAACAAGGGCCTGGAGCTGGTGGAGGCCTGCTGGCTATTCGGGCTGCAGCCGGATGACGTACAGGTTGTGGTGCATCCGCAGAGCATTATCCACTCGCTGGTGGAATACCTGGATGGTTCCGTGATTGCGCAAATGGGTAATCCGGACATGCGCATTCCCATCGCCCACGCGTTATCCTACCCGGAGCGCATCGCCTCCGGGGCGCAGCCGCTGGACCTGTTCCAGCTGGGGCGTCTCGACTTCCAGCCACCTGACCTGGAACGTTTTCCATGCCTGGGCCTGGCGCAGGACGCAATGAAGGCCGGCGGCAACGCCTGCGCGACACTCAATGCAGCCAATGAGATCGCAGTCGCGGCATTTCTGGACGAGCGCATCGGCTTCATGGATATTCCACGACTCCTGGCGGCTGTCATGGAACAGTTGCCGAGCGTCGCGGTCAGTTCACTGGACGGCGTGCTGGCTGCGGATCAGCACAGTCGGCGTGTGACCAGGGATCTGGTCAAACGATTCGAAGCGGGAAGACGGACGTGA
- the rseP gene encoding RIP metalloprotease RseP, whose amino-acid sequence MTGIGTSILAFVVAIGVLVAFHEFGHYWVARRLGVKVLRYSIGFGKPLYTWRGGRDQTEYCLSAIPLGGYVKMLDEREGNVAPEDRHRAFNVQPLWRRTAIVAAGPAFNFIFAIAVYWLIFVAGTTEVRPVIGAVQEGTPAAEAGLERGDELLAVNGRATPTWDRVLITLLDGALSRDRVELSLRGEDGGEFSRSLDLSGLGRVGDNPDLLGAIGFRPWQPEIRARIGELIAGGSADEAGLLAGDEILTVDDRPVDDWSSLVAALGDRAGSAVILEVDRGNRIERVDVQLGEQGSDRGILGIRPDVPAGAYDGMAHTVRYGPLEATGQAVVDTWRASVLTLNVLWKMIVGQASLNNLSGPITIGQFAGDTASSGLVPFLKFLAIVSISLGILNLLPIPVLDGGHLLYFAVEAIKGSPPSERAQILGQQVGIMMLFGLMGLAFYNDLARLLG is encoded by the coding sequence GTGACAGGCATCGGCACCAGCATTCTGGCCTTCGTGGTGGCCATTGGCGTTCTCGTGGCATTTCACGAGTTCGGGCACTACTGGGTCGCCCGGCGTCTTGGTGTCAAGGTGCTGCGCTACTCCATCGGATTCGGCAAACCCCTCTACACCTGGCGTGGTGGTCGCGATCAGACCGAGTACTGCCTGTCGGCCATTCCCCTGGGTGGCTACGTCAAGATGCTCGATGAGCGCGAGGGCAACGTTGCGCCGGAAGATCGGCACCGCGCCTTCAACGTACAGCCCCTGTGGCGGCGAACGGCCATCGTTGCTGCTGGTCCGGCCTTCAACTTCATTTTCGCCATCGCCGTGTACTGGCTGATATTCGTTGCCGGTACGACCGAGGTGCGACCTGTGATCGGCGCGGTCCAGGAGGGCACCCCGGCGGCGGAGGCCGGTCTCGAACGCGGCGACGAGTTGCTGGCGGTGAATGGCCGTGCGACGCCGACCTGGGATCGTGTGCTGATCACATTGCTCGACGGCGCCCTGTCCCGGGATCGGGTCGAGTTGTCCCTGCGCGGAGAGGACGGTGGGGAGTTCAGTCGATCGCTTGATCTGAGTGGTCTGGGCCGTGTGGGAGACAATCCTGATCTGTTGGGCGCAATTGGCTTCCGGCCATGGCAACCCGAGATCCGCGCCCGGATCGGCGAACTGATTGCCGGCGGCTCGGCGGACGAGGCAGGGCTGCTTGCAGGCGATGAAATTCTGACCGTGGACGATCGCCCCGTTGATGACTGGTCGTCCCTGGTGGCAGCACTGGGCGATCGTGCCGGTAGCGCCGTGATTCTGGAAGTGGACCGCGGCAACCGCATCGAGCGGGTGGATGTGCAGCTCGGGGAGCAGGGCAGCGACCGGGGCATACTCGGCATCCGGCCGGATGTCCCTGCGGGCGCTTACGATGGCATGGCCCACACGGTGCGCTACGGGCCGCTAGAGGCCACCGGGCAGGCCGTGGTGGACACCTGGCGTGCCAGTGTCCTCACCCTGAACGTACTGTGGAAGATGATCGTCGGTCAGGCATCACTCAATAATCTCAGTGGCCCGATTACCATCGGGCAGTTCGCCGGTGACACCGCGTCCAGCGGCCTTGTGCCATTCCTCAAGTTCCTTGCCATAGTCAGCATCAGCCTCGGAATACTCAATTTGCTGCCGATTCCTGTTCTCGACGGCGGCCACTTGCTGTATTTTGCGGTCGAGGCGATCAAGGGCAGCCCGCCATCAGAGCGGGCGCAGATCCTTGGCCAGCAGGTGGGCATCATGATGCTGTTCGGGCTGATGGGGCTTGCCTTCTACAACGACCTGGCGCGATTGCTGGGCTGA
- the bamA gene encoding outer membrane protein assembly factor BamA, producing MRRFLATCLLCLAVTYPAMAFESFTATDIRVEGLRRLSPGTVFNYLPISVNDQVDRQTAAEAMRALYDTGFFQDIELARDGDVLVVNVVERPSIARIEIFGNTAIQTDPLMEALREIGLAEGETFNRSLLDNVENELRAQYFGQGRYDVEVSSTVSPLPRNRVGIRIDVDEGESARIREVHFVGNQAFTDRELRRLFELGPRPWYLPFSRRDRYARERLSADLERLRSYYLNRGYVNFAVTSTQVSLSPDRQSIYVTVNLSEGDRFRLGDVEVVGDLIVEEDELLELLELESGAIFSQADITRGSDRIRTRLGVEGYAFANVNAVPDIDRDTGLVNMTYYVDPGARAYVRRINISGNYRTDDEVIRREFRQLEGGWFSGDKIRLSRTRLNRLGFFESVNIETPQVPGQPDQVDVNVDVVEGLSGSLQAGVGYGSGAGVLLNLSVAQDNVLGTGDRMGVAANRSDDTRLYQINYTDRYYNVDGVTRHFSAFLRDTNLTRRRLSDYNLRSGNVQVGLGVPLNEEDQIRFDVGYEDIRLSPGSQAPSRITDFVDEFGDTYQNFKLLARWSRNTTDRFTFPSAGGTQEFGGEVAVPGSDLTYYKANYSNRRYFGVTENTTLSLFGRASYGEGYGDFSELPFFENYFNGGIQSVRGYRVSSLGPRDDEDGRPIGGNFRVNSSIEYFFPPPFIESNAVRFSLFVDAGQVYNTKQEDIDLDRLRYSAGTAFTWISPLGPLTMSYAWPLNDEPEDNLDRFQFSIGTFF from the coding sequence ATGCGCAGATTTCTAGCGACGTGCCTGCTCTGCCTTGCGGTGACTTACCCCGCAATGGCTTTCGAATCCTTTACGGCCACGGATATCCGCGTGGAGGGCTTGCGACGACTCTCCCCCGGCACCGTGTTCAATTACCTGCCCATCAGTGTCAATGACCAGGTGGATCGGCAGACCGCCGCCGAGGCCATGCGGGCGCTGTATGACACGGGTTTTTTCCAGGATATCGAGCTGGCGCGGGATGGCGACGTGCTGGTGGTCAACGTGGTCGAGCGGCCGTCCATCGCCCGAATCGAGATTTTTGGCAATACGGCGATTCAGACCGACCCCCTGATGGAAGCCCTTCGTGAAATCGGGCTTGCGGAAGGTGAGACGTTCAATCGCTCGCTGCTCGACAATGTCGAGAATGAGCTGCGTGCGCAGTATTTCGGCCAGGGCCGGTACGATGTCGAGGTATCCAGCACGGTCTCGCCCCTGCCGCGCAACCGCGTTGGTATCCGCATCGATGTCGATGAAGGCGAGAGCGCGCGGATTCGCGAGGTGCACTTCGTTGGCAATCAGGCATTCACGGACCGGGAATTGCGCCGTCTGTTCGAACTCGGCCCGAGGCCCTGGTATCTGCCTTTCTCGAGGCGCGACCGCTATGCCCGGGAACGTCTGAGTGCCGACCTCGAGCGGCTCCGCAGTTACTACCTCAACCGGGGCTACGTCAATTTTGCAGTGACCTCGACCCAGGTGTCCCTGTCGCCGGACCGCCAGAGCATCTATGTGACGGTAAACCTCTCTGAGGGTGATCGCTTCCGGCTCGGCGATGTCGAGGTCGTCGGCGATCTGATCGTCGAGGAAGACGAGCTGCTCGAGTTGTTGGAGCTGGAATCCGGCGCCATATTCTCCCAGGCGGACATCACCCGGGGATCGGACCGCATTCGCACCCGCCTCGGCGTGGAAGGCTACGCGTTTGCCAATGTCAATGCGGTCCCGGATATCGATCGGGACACCGGGCTGGTCAACATGACCTATTACGTGGATCCGGGCGCTCGCGCCTATGTGCGGCGCATTAACATATCCGGCAATTACCGCACGGATGACGAAGTGATTCGTCGCGAGTTCCGGCAGCTCGAGGGCGGCTGGTTCTCCGGCGACAAGATCCGACTGTCGCGGACCCGGCTCAACCGGCTTGGCTTTTTCGAGTCGGTCAATATCGAGACACCGCAGGTGCCCGGACAGCCGGACCAGGTGGATGTCAACGTTGATGTGGTAGAGGGGCTGTCCGGCAGCCTGCAGGCCGGCGTGGGCTACGGCAGTGGCGCCGGCGTGTTGCTGAACCTGTCTGTGGCGCAGGACAACGTGCTTGGTACCGGTGACCGCATGGGCGTTGCAGCGAACCGCAGCGACGATACCCGTCTCTACCAGATCAACTATACAGACCGCTACTACAACGTGGACGGCGTCACCCGCCATTTCTCGGCGTTCCTCAGAGACACCAATCTGACGCGGCGCCGGTTGTCCGACTACAACCTGCGCTCCGGCAACGTGCAGGTGGGGCTCGGCGTGCCGCTCAACGAAGAGGATCAGATCCGCTTCGATGTGGGTTATGAGGATATCCGGCTGTCACCGGGGTCGCAGGCGCCATCCCGGATCACCGACTTTGTTGACGAGTTCGGTGATACGTACCAGAACTTCAAGCTTCTGGCCCGTTGGAGTCGTAACACCACCGACCGCTTTACTTTCCCGTCGGCCGGGGGCACTCAGGAGTTCGGCGGTGAGGTTGCGGTACCTGGTAGTGATCTCACCTACTACAAGGCAAACTACAGCAACCGTCGTTACTTCGGCGTTACCGAGAACACCACGCTGTCGCTGTTCGGCCGGGCATCGTACGGCGAGGGCTACGGTGACTTCAGCGAGCTGCCGTTCTTCGAGAATTATTTCAATGGCGGCATCCAGTCGGTGCGCGGTTACCGGGTCAGCTCTCTCGGTCCTCGCGATGATGAGGATGGGCGGCCCATCGGCGGTAACTTCCGGGTCAACAGCTCCATCGAGTACTTCTTCCCGCCACCTTTCATCGAATCCAATGCCGTTCGGTTCTCGTTGTTTGTTGATGCAGGTCAGGTCTACAACACCAAACAGGAGGACATTGATCTGGATCGTTTGCGGTACAGTGCGGGCACGGCGTTCACCTGGATCTCGCCTCTGGGTCCATTGACAATGAGCTACGCGTGGCCGTTAAATGACGAGCCGGAGGACAACCTTGACCGGTTCCAGTTCTCCATTGGTACATTCTTCTGA
- a CDS encoding OmpH family outer membrane protein codes for MDRPNGVAGFLAICLILTTMVVPGGLLASEASIAFVNWSRLTNEAPQAEAALGSLEEEFGPRNRELAAELSDVRQLEERLSRDGAVMTDDEQRRLQREVVTRKRDLRRVEEEFREDFNMRRNEELNRLHRLVIDTVGEVAESRGFDLVITDGVVYASDRVDVTELVLDRLRERHQNR; via the coding sequence GTGGATAGACCGAACGGAGTCGCAGGATTCCTGGCGATCTGCCTGATTCTGACCACCATGGTCGTTCCTGGCGGTCTGCTTGCCTCGGAAGCCAGTATCGCTTTCGTGAATTGGTCGCGGCTGACCAATGAGGCGCCGCAGGCAGAGGCTGCGCTTGGATCTCTGGAGGAGGAGTTCGGGCCGAGAAATCGTGAGCTTGCCGCCGAACTCAGCGACGTACGGCAGCTTGAGGAACGCCTTTCCAGGGATGGCGCTGTGATGACCGACGACGAGCAGCGTCGACTGCAGCGCGAGGTCGTGACACGGAAACGCGACCTGCGTCGCGTGGAAGAGGAATTCCGCGAAGACTTCAATATGCGCAGGAACGAAGAGCTGAATCGGCTGCATCGTCTGGTGATCGATACCGTGGGCGAGGTTGCCGAATCCCGTGGTTTTGATCTCGTTATTACGGATGGAGTTGTCTACGCTAGTGATCGGGTGGACGTGACGGAACTGGTATTGGACCGGTTGCGGGAGCGTCATCAGAATCGCTAG
- the lpxD gene encoding UDP-3-O-(3-hydroxymyristoyl)glucosamine N-acyltransferase, translated as MGVTVGELAKSLGLAYRGDATAVVNHAASLAEAGPGSLTFLANSRYRRHLADTQATLVVLEESLAGECPTNALIAPNPHLAYAHALALVMPRHRPPPHVHDSAVVDETAYLGERVHVGAQAYIGPDCHIEDDVEIGPGCVLMRGVMVRRGARLVARVTICDGSVIGESSVLQPGAVIGAEGFGFAQDNGQWIKVPQVGRVVIGAHAEVGANTTIDCGAIGDTVIGDGVKIDNLVQVGHNCRIGDHSIMVACSGVAGSTEIGRHCAIGGMSAIAGHIRLVDGVQVTGMGQVTKSLTEPGVYSSGTGVEPNRQWRRSVARFHQLDDMAKRLRELEKRLRELDGDRDAEGP; from the coding sequence GTGGGAGTCACTGTTGGCGAGTTGGCGAAATCACTGGGTCTGGCGTACCGGGGTGACGCGACTGCCGTAGTGAATCATGCGGCGTCTCTGGCAGAGGCGGGGCCTGGCAGCCTGACATTCCTGGCCAACTCCCGTTACCGCCGCCATCTGGCGGATACCCAAGCCACTCTGGTCGTGCTCGAGGAAAGCCTGGCCGGTGAATGCCCGACCAATGCCCTGATTGCGCCCAATCCGCACCTGGCCTACGCCCATGCACTGGCACTCGTGATGCCACGTCATCGGCCACCGCCTCATGTGCACGATAGTGCCGTGGTTGACGAAACCGCATATCTTGGTGAGCGCGTGCATGTGGGCGCACAGGCCTACATCGGTCCGGATTGCCACATCGAAGACGACGTCGAGATCGGACCTGGCTGTGTGCTTATGCGTGGGGTTATGGTGCGCAGAGGGGCCCGTCTGGTAGCCCGGGTGACGATCTGCGATGGCAGCGTCATCGGAGAATCCAGTGTGCTCCAGCCAGGTGCGGTGATCGGTGCAGAAGGCTTCGGGTTCGCCCAGGACAATGGTCAGTGGATCAAGGTGCCGCAGGTTGGGCGTGTGGTGATCGGTGCCCACGCGGAGGTGGGCGCAAACACCACTATCGACTGCGGCGCCATTGGCGATACCGTCATCGGGGACGGTGTCAAGATCGACAACCTCGTACAGGTCGGACATAACTGCCGTATCGGTGACCATAGCATCATGGTGGCCTGCTCGGGTGTTGCCGGCAGCACCGAAATCGGTCGTCACTGCGCCATTGGCGGTATGTCGGCCATCGCCGGGCACATTCGGCTCGTCGACGGCGTGCAGGTAACCGGCATGGGCCAGGTGACCAAGAGCCTGACCGAGCCGGGCGTCTATTCCTCGGGCACGGGAGTAGAGCCCAACCGTCAGTGGCGCAGGAGCGTCGCTCGCTTCCATCAACTGGACGACATGGCCAAGCGCTTGCGGGAACTCGAAAAGAGACTGCGGGAACTGGACGGTGACCGCGACGCAGAGGGCCCATAG
- the fabZ gene encoding 3-hydroxyacyl-ACP dehydratase FabZ, which produces MKRDQDNMDIHQIRAALPHRYPFLLVDRVLESVPGERLVGIKNVSVNEPFFQGHFPQRPVMPGVLLVEAMAQACGLLAFETEGEWPEGNKIFYLVGSDKVRFKRPVEPGDQVRMEVSILRRKRGIWVFDGIATVDGNTVAEAEIMCTMRDLTI; this is translated from the coding sequence ATGAAAAGAGATCAGGACAATATGGACATACACCAAATTCGTGCTGCCTTGCCGCATCGATACCCCTTTCTTCTGGTGGATCGTGTGCTGGAGAGCGTCCCGGGCGAGCGACTGGTCGGTATCAAGAACGTCAGCGTCAATGAGCCGTTTTTCCAGGGGCATTTTCCCCAGCGGCCGGTGATGCCCGGCGTGCTACTGGTCGAGGCGATGGCCCAGGCTTGCGGCCTGTTGGCCTTCGAGACCGAGGGAGAGTGGCCGGAAGGCAACAAGATCTTCTACCTGGTCGGCAGTGACAAGGTGCGCTTCAAGCGCCCCGTTGAGCCGGGCGACCAGGTCCGCATGGAGGTCAGTATCCTGCGTCGGAAGCGCGGCATCTGGGTTTTTGATGGCATCGCCACGGTGGACGGTAACACCGTCGCCGAGGCGGAGATCATGTGCACCATGCGGGACCTGACGATTTGA
- the lpxA gene encoding acyl-ACP--UDP-N-acetylglucosamine O-acyltransferase, whose translation MIHSTAIVDPTASLGEGVQVGPYSIIGPDVVIGDHCEIGPHVTLSGPTTIGRGNRIFQFASVGADPQDKKYAGEVTRLVIGDNNTIREFVTIHRGTAQDNGITRIGNDNWIMAYVHIAHDSLIGDRTVFANGASLAGHVSVDDDVILGGFTLVHQFCRIGCHSFTSMGSCIKQDVPPYVTVAGNPAEPHGINAEGLRRRGFGAETLRTLRNAYKTIYKQGLRLDQAIEQLEPASRQEAALTPLVDFLRQDGRGIVR comes from the coding sequence TTGATTCATTCAACGGCGATTGTCGATCCGACAGCCTCGCTCGGGGAAGGTGTGCAGGTCGGACCTTATTCCATCATCGGCCCGGATGTGGTGATTGGCGACCATTGCGAGATCGGGCCCCACGTCACGTTGAGTGGGCCGACCACCATCGGGCGGGGCAACCGGATCTTCCAGTTTGCCTCGGTGGGCGCGGATCCGCAGGACAAGAAGTACGCCGGTGAGGTGACCCGGCTGGTGATCGGTGACAACAATACCATCCGCGAATTCGTCACCATCCATCGCGGAACGGCCCAGGACAACGGCATCACGCGTATCGGCAACGATAACTGGATCATGGCCTATGTGCATATTGCCCACGACAGCCTGATCGGCGATCGAACGGTGTTTGCCAACGGCGCGTCACTGGCCGGGCATGTCTCGGTTGACGATGACGTGATTCTGGGCGGCTTCACGCTGGTGCATCAGTTCTGCCGCATCGGTTGCCACAGCTTTACCTCCATGGGCAGTTGTATCAAGCAGGATGTGCCGCCCTATGTCACCGTCGCGGGCAACCCCGCCGAACCCCATGGCATCAATGCGGAAGGCTTGCGACGCCGTGGCTTCGGCGCGGAAACGCTGCGCACCCTGCGGAACGCCTACAAGACCATCTACAAGCAGGGCCTGCGGCTGGATCAGGCCATCGAGCAGCTTGAACCAGCCAGCCGCCAGGAAGCGGCCCTGACGCCGCTGGTGGACTTCCTGCGCCAGGACGGCCGGGGCATCGTCCGCTGA